One window of Dermochelys coriacea isolate rDerCor1 chromosome 22, rDerCor1.pri.v4, whole genome shotgun sequence genomic DNA carries:
- the LOC119846661 gene encoding toll/interleukin-1 receptor domain-containing adapter protein isoform X3 has product MAGWVRRLLQKPKQSSSSAGSSLNTKLSPPSSSAVVTSSSTSSSVASLSPASQVSISSSGRARWAKSYDVCICHGHGDFEFVEEMVSYLESQPEGIRCFLQLRDAMPGSAITTELCDAVQNSHCWVLLITPSFLEDPWCRYQMHQALAEAPMANGRTIPVLKGIDRRDYPRELRCLYYINVTHKENGFRQIKDTILRYLQELCHEHHEQNRVTGVL; this is encoded by the exons GCTGGGTCAGGCGGCTCCTGCAGAAACCCAAGCAAAGCTCCAGCTCCGCAGGAAGCAGCTTGAACACCAAACTGTCACCACCCTCCTCCTCGGCAGTTGTCACCAGCTCTTCCACCAGCAGTTCAGTGGCCAGCctgtctcctgcctcccaggtgAGCATCAGCAGCTCAGGGAGGGCTCGCTGGGCCAAGAGCTATGATGTGTGCATCTGCCACGGCCACGGGGACTTTGAGTTTGTCGAGGAGATGGTCTCCTATCTGGAGAGCCAGCCCGAGGGCatccgctgcttcctgcagctgcgGGATGCCATgccggggagtgctatcacgacAGAGCTCTGCGACGCTGTCCAGAACAGCCACTGCTGGGTCCTGCTAATAACCCCCAGCTTCCTCGAGGATCCCTGGTGCAGGTACCAGATGCATCAGGCGTTGGCAGAGGCACCGATGGCCAATGGGCGCACCATTCCCGTGCTGAAGGGCATTGACCGGAGAGACTACCCCCGGGAGCTGAGGTGCCTCTATTATATCAATGTGACACACAAGGAGAATGGCTTCAGGCAGATTAAAGACACGATCCTGCGCT ACCTGCAGGAGCTCTGTCATGAGCACCATGAGCAGAATAGAGTAACTGGAGTCCTGTAG